In Arthrobacter citreus, a single genomic region encodes these proteins:
- a CDS encoding KinB-signaling pathway activation protein → MTSRKWVRLFLTTLLVGGIATIITGILYGYKEYLSYVQDVRIGKLLVEVSFLFILGLVFSAVSQMGFFAYLTIHRFGLGLFKSLWNPVQIILIVLALFDLAYFRYKEYAHGEALTGYLIFPIVLLIASLFVAYKKIKETNNGAFIPALFFMIVVTIVEWFPALRQNELSWLILMLVPLFVCNTYQLLSLHKIVKK, encoded by the coding sequence ATGACGAGTCGGAAATGGGTTCGATTATTTTTAACAACGTTACTAGTTGGAGGAATTGCAACAATTATTACAGGTATTCTTTATGGGTATAAAGAGTATTTAAGTTACGTTCAAGATGTTAGAATTGGAAAATTATTAGTTGAAGTATCTTTTTTATTTATATTAGGATTAGTATTCAGCGCTGTAAGTCAGATGGGATTCTTTGCCTACTTAACAATTCATCGTTTCGGGTTAGGTTTATTTAAGTCATTATGGAATCCAGTTCAAATTATTTTGATTGTACTAGCCTTATTTGATCTGGCATATTTTCGATATAAAGAATATGCACACGGAGAAGCTCTTACAGGATATTTAATATTCCCAATAGTTCTTTTAATAGCTAGCCTGTTTGTTGCCTATAAAAAAATCAAAGAAACAAACAATGGAGCATTTATACCTGCCCTATTTTTTATGATCGTTGTAACAATTGTTGAATGGTTCCCTGCATTAAGGCAGAATGAACTTTCTTGGTTAATATTAATGCTAGTACCTTTATTTGTATGTAACACGTATCAGTTATTATCTTTACACAAAATAGTAAAAAAATAA
- the pdaB gene encoding polysaccharide deacetylase family sporulation protein PdaB, translated as MLFYFYITSKRKLKQLSLITIIAFFTACLVYIQAPKTFSTFSTNKGPMAIYKGDTSKKNVALTFDISWGDENVLKVLDVLRNQRITNATFFLSASWAERHPDIVQTIVKQGHEIGTLGYRYKSYTQLNPVEMQRDLNYSAEVFTRLGIKDVKLFRPPNGEYNKEVIKIANRNNLSVIHWSVNTDDWRNPGTNKIVQSVEKNADSGDIILLHASDSALQTPKALPLIWSYLKDEGYKSVTVSQMISNTKTSIKIVK; from the coding sequence ATGCTTTTTTACTTTTACATCACCTCAAAAAGGAAATTAAAGCAACTATCCTTAATTACTATTATTGCATTTTTCACAGCTTGCTTAGTTTATATACAAGCACCTAAAACATTTTCAACATTTTCAACTAATAAAGGTCCAATGGCAATTTATAAAGGTGATACCTCCAAAAAAAATGTTGCTCTTACGTTCGATATTAGCTGGGGAGATGAGAACGTACTGAAAGTGTTAGACGTTTTACGAAATCAAAGAATCACGAATGCTACCTTTTTCTTATCCGCATCTTGGGCAGAGAGACATCCGGACATTGTGCAAACAATTGTAAAACAAGGCCATGAAATTGGAACACTTGGATACCGGTATAAAAGCTATACTCAATTAAACCCAGTAGAAATGCAGAGGGACTTAAATTACTCAGCAGAAGTATTTACTCGATTAGGCATAAAAGACGTTAAATTATTTAGACCACCTAATGGCGAATATAATAAAGAAGTGATTAAAATTGCTAATCGGAATAATCTTTCTGTCATTCATTGGAGTGTTAATACTGATGATTGGAGAAACCCGGGAACAAATAAAATTGTTCAAAGCGTAGAAAAAAATGCTGATTCTGGAGACATCATTCTCCTTCATGCAAGTGATTCTGCACTGCAAACACCGAAAGCACTACCATTAATTTGGTCTTATTTAAAAGATGAAGGGTATAAAAGCGTAACTGTTTCTCAAATGATATCCAATACTAAAACAAGTATCAAAATTGTAAAATAA
- the rocF gene encoding arginase, which yields MLKDISIIGVPLDLGQTRRGVDMGPSAIRYAQLHERVERMSYNVEDLGDILVERTPVKEDNSEHNLKNLKSVKETCEKLAAEVDDVIKRNRMPLVLGGDHSIAIGTLAGVSKHYNNLGLIWFDAHGDLNTAETSPSGNIHGMSLAVSLGHGHDLLTKIGGYFPKVKPENVIIIGARDLDEGERAIIKELGIKVYTMHEIDKLGMTKVMEESIDHLKACDGVHLSLDLDGLDPIHVPGVGTPVPGGITYREGHLAMEMLSEADIITSIEFVEVNPILDEKNRTAIVAVALIGSLLGEKLL from the coding sequence ATGTTAAAAGATATTTCAATTATTGGGGTACCATTAGATTTAGGACAAACAAGACGCGGAGTAGATATGGGGCCAAGTGCAATTAGATATGCACAATTACACGAACGCGTTGAAAGAATGTCTTATAATGTTGAGGACTTAGGAGATATTTTAGTAGAACGTACACCTGTTAAAGAAGATAATTCAGAACACAATTTAAAGAACTTAAAATCTGTAAAAGAAACATGCGAAAAACTTGCTGCTGAAGTAGATGATGTAATTAAAAGAAATAGAATGCCTTTAGTTCTTGGTGGAGATCACAGTATTGCAATCGGTACATTAGCTGGTGTATCAAAACATTATAATAATCTTGGACTAATTTGGTTTGATGCACACGGAGACTTAAATACAGCTGAAACTTCACCTTCTGGAAATATACATGGAATGTCATTGGCTGTTTCTTTAGGTCATGGACATGATTTATTAACGAAAATAGGTGGTTACTTCCCTAAAGTAAAACCAGAGAATGTAATTATCATTGGTGCTCGTGATCTTGATGAAGGTGAAAGAGCAATTATCAAAGAATTAGGTATTAAAGTGTATACAATGCATGAAATTGATAAATTAGGAATGACGAAAGTAATGGAAGAAAGCATTGACCATTTAAAAGCTTGCGATGGTGTACACTTATCATTAGACCTTGATGGACTAGATCCAATTCATGTTCCTGGAGTTGGTACACCTGTACCTGGAGGAATCACTTATAGAGAAGGTCATTTAGCAATGGAAATGCTATCAGAAGCTGATATTATTACTTCTATTGAATTTGTAGAAGTTAACCCAATATTAGACGAAAAAAATAGAACAGCAATCGTAGCTGTTGCTTTAATAGGCTCATTACTTGGTGAAAAACTACTGTAA
- a CDS encoding TIGR00159 family protein gives MPSLHINFLQYLQNGLDILIVWFVIYRLIIIIQGTKAVQLLKGVTIIIVVKVLSSLFGLHTLQFLMDQALTWGFLAVIIIFQPELRRALEQLGRGRFFSRAAGNGINDRNDIVENIAKATEYMAKRRIGALISFERQTGMGDYIESGIRMNANLSSELLINIFIPNTPLHDGAVIIQGEKITAAACYLPLSESAFISKELGTRHRAAVGISEVTDSITIVVSEETGAVSVAKNGNLYRELSKDELVNLLNLELKSPEESNTSKWNWKVKRNG, from the coding sequence GTGCCTTCTTTACATATAAATTTTTTACAATATTTACAAAATGGATTAGATATACTAATAGTTTGGTTTGTTATTTATAGATTAATTATCATCATTCAGGGGACAAAGGCTGTCCAATTATTAAAAGGTGTCACGATTATTATCGTGGTGAAAGTGTTAAGTAGTTTATTTGGGTTACATACTTTACAGTTCTTAATGGATCAAGCATTAACCTGGGGGTTCTTAGCGGTTATTATTATTTTCCAGCCAGAGCTAAGAAGAGCGTTAGAGCAACTTGGACGTGGTCGTTTCTTCTCAAGGGCTGCTGGTAATGGCATTAATGATCGAAATGATATTGTTGAGAATATTGCTAAGGCTACTGAATACATGGCAAAACGAAGAATAGGTGCACTTATTTCATTTGAGAGACAAACCGGCATGGGTGACTATATAGAATCGGGTATTCGAATGAATGCAAATTTATCTTCTGAATTACTGATCAATATTTTCATACCAAATACACCTCTTCATGACGGAGCGGTGATTATTCAAGGTGAAAAAATTACAGCAGCTGCATGTTACTTACCTTTATCTGAGAGTGCATTTATTTCAAAGGAATTGGGAACAAGACATCGTGCTGCAGTTGGGATCAGTGAAGTTACTGATAGTATTACGATTGTGGTTTCAGAAGAAACAGGTGCAGTATCAGTAGCTAAGAATGGAAATTTATACAGAGAGTTGTCAAAAGACGAACTTGTAAACTTATTAAATTTGGAACTAAAGTCGCCAGAAGAGTCCAATACATCTAAATGGAATTGGAAGGTAAAACGTAATGGATAA
- a CDS encoding phosphoglucosamine mutase, which produces MGKYFGTDGVRGVANKELTPELAYKIGRCGGYVLTKNNVKPKIIVGRDTRVSGHMLEGALVAGLLSIGAEVMRLGVISTPGVAYLTKALGAQAGVMISASHNPVADNGIKFFGPDGFKLLDEQEEEIEELMDAEVDKLPRPTGNDLCQVSDYFEGGQKYLQFLKNTIDEDFSGLLVALDCAHGATSSLAPYLFADLEADIVTMGTNPSGFNINDGVGSTHPEALAALVKEKGADIGLSFDGDGDRLIAIDEKGEIVDGDQIMYICAKYLNEKGRLKQNTIVSTVMSNLGFYKAVETNGMKSAVTGVGDRYVMEEMRKNGFNLGGEQSGHIIFLDHITTGDGMLSAIQLVNIVKETGKTLSQLAGEMKKYPQLLINVRVTDKNEALSNERIKGIIAEVEEEMNGNGRILVRPSGTEPLIRVMAEAPSEAECKQYVERIVAVVKEEVGE; this is translated from the coding sequence ATGGGTAAATATTTTGGTACTGATGGTGTACGAGGAGTTGCGAATAAAGAGTTAACTCCTGAATTAGCATATAAAATTGGACGCTGCGGCGGTTATGTTTTAACAAAAAATAATGTCAAACCTAAAATTATTGTTGGGCGTGATACTCGTGTATCTGGACACATGCTTGAAGGTGCACTAGTTGCAGGTTTATTATCAATTGGTGCTGAAGTAATGAGACTAGGCGTTATTTCTACGCCAGGTGTTGCTTATTTAACTAAAGCGCTAGGAGCACAAGCTGGTGTTATGATTTCAGCTTCGCATAATCCTGTTGCAGATAATGGCATTAAGTTTTTTGGTCCAGATGGATTTAAATTATTGGATGAGCAAGAAGAAGAAATTGAAGAATTAATGGATGCAGAAGTAGATAAGCTACCAAGACCAACAGGTAATGATTTATGCCAAGTTAGTGATTATTTTGAAGGTGGTCAAAAATACCTACAATTCCTTAAAAATACAATTGATGAGGATTTCTCAGGTCTATTAGTTGCTCTTGATTGTGCACATGGTGCTACTTCTTCACTAGCTCCGTATTTATTTGCAGATTTAGAAGCAGATATCGTTACGATGGGAACAAATCCGAGTGGCTTTAATATAAATGACGGTGTGGGTTCAACACATCCAGAGGCGTTAGCAGCACTTGTGAAAGAAAAAGGAGCGGATATCGGTTTATCATTTGACGGAGATGGTGATCGTCTAATTGCAATTGACGAAAAAGGTGAAATCGTTGACGGTGACCAAATCATGTATATTTGTGCAAAATATTTAAACGAGAAAGGTCGTTTAAAACAAAATACAATTGTTTCAACAGTTATGAGTAACTTAGGTTTCTACAAAGCAGTAGAAACAAATGGAATGAAAAGCGCTGTAACGGGTGTTGGTGACCGCTACGTGATGGAAGAGATGAGAAAAAATGGCTTCAATCTTGGTGGTGAGCAATCAGGACATATCATCTTTTTAGATCATATTACGACTGGTGATGGTATGTTAAGTGCAATTCAACTCGTAAATATTGTTAAAGAAACAGGAAAAACTTTATCTCAATTAGCTGGAGAAATGAAGAAATATCCACAATTATTAATTAATGTACGTGTTACAGATAAAAACGAAGCGCTAAGTAATGAGCGTATCAAGGGGATCATTGCTGAAGTAGAAGAAGAGATGAATGGCAACGGTCGTATTTTAGTTCGTCCTTCTGGTACAGAACCACTAATTCGTGTAATGGCTGAAGCGCCTTCTGAAGCAGAGTGCAAACAGTACGTAGAACGCATTGTTGCAGTTGTAAAAGAAGAAGTTGGAGAATAA
- the glmS gene encoding glutamine--fructose-6-phosphate transaminase (isomerizing), with protein MCGIVGYIGNDNAKEILLKGLEKLEYRGYDSAGISLLTDNGVEVYKEKGRIAVLRKSIPTKTDGNVGIGHTRWATHGAPSKRNAHPHQSSTERFTLVHNGVIENDVQLKNDYLNNIEFTSDTDTEVIVQLVELYIKKGLTVLDAFRETLKLLKGSYAIALLDKQNDDVIYVAKNKSPLLVGVGEEFNVIASDAMAMLQITDQFIELMDKEVILVTKDKVQLMDLNGNMIERAPYTAEIDASDIEKGTYPHFMLKETDEQPLVIRNIIQKYQNESGELVIDSEINAALAAADRLYIVACGTSYHAGLVGKQFIEKLAGIPVEVHVASEFSYNMPLLSEKPLFIYISQSGETADSRACLVQTNKLGHKAITITNVPGSTLSREADYTLALHAGPEIAVASTKAYTAQLAVLSIVANALAKEKGKTVNFNLVKELGIVANAMESITNQKEEFEKIASEYLATTRNAFFIGRNVDYFVCLEGALKLKEISYIQAEGFAGGELKHGTIALIEEGTPIFALATQESVNLNIRGNVKEVVARGANPCIISMEGLNMEGDRFILPRVQEELSPILSVVPLQLISYFAALHRGCDVDKPRNLAKSVTVE; from the coding sequence ATGTGTGGAATCGTTGGATATATTGGAAATGATAATGCGAAAGAAATTTTATTAAAAGGTTTAGAGAAATTAGAGTATCGTGGTTACGATTCTGCTGGGATTTCTCTTTTAACTGACAATGGTGTAGAAGTTTATAAAGAAAAAGGTAGAATTGCTGTATTACGCAAATCAATCCCTACTAAAACGGACGGAAATGTTGGTATTGGTCATACAAGATGGGCAACACATGGTGCTCCAAGTAAACGTAATGCGCATCCTCATCAAAGCTCTACTGAACGTTTTACACTAGTTCATAACGGCGTTATCGAGAACGATGTACAATTAAAAAACGATTATTTAAATAATATTGAATTTACAAGTGATACAGATACTGAAGTAATTGTTCAGTTAGTTGAGCTATATATTAAAAAAGGTTTAACAGTGCTTGATGCATTTAGAGAAACACTTAAGCTTCTTAAAGGTTCATATGCAATTGCGTTATTAGATAAACAAAATGATGATGTAATTTATGTAGCAAAAAACAAAAGCCCATTACTTGTTGGTGTTGGTGAAGAGTTTAATGTTATTGCATCTGATGCGATGGCAATGTTACAAATTACTGATCAATTTATTGAATTAATGGATAAAGAAGTTATTTTAGTTACTAAAGACAAAGTTCAATTAATGGATCTTAACGGAAATATGATAGAACGTGCTCCATATACAGCGGAAATTGACGCAAGCGATATCGAAAAAGGAACTTACCCTCATTTCATGTTAAAAGAAACAGATGAGCAGCCTTTAGTAATCCGCAATATTATCCAAAAGTACCAAAATGAAAGTGGCGAGCTTGTAATTGACTCAGAAATTAATGCGGCTTTAGCAGCAGCTGATCGATTATATATCGTAGCTTGCGGAACTAGTTATCATGCTGGTCTTGTTGGAAAACAATTTATTGAAAAATTAGCTGGTATTCCTGTAGAAGTTCATGTTGCAAGTGAATTCTCTTACAATATGCCATTATTATCAGAAAAACCATTATTTATTTATATTTCTCAAAGTGGTGAAACAGCTGATAGTAGAGCATGTCTAGTACAAACAAATAAATTAGGCCACAAAGCAATTACAATTACAAACGTTCCAGGATCAACATTATCACGTGAAGCTGACTATACTTTAGCTTTACACGCGGGCCCTGAAATCGCTGTTGCATCAACTAAAGCATATACTGCACAATTAGCAGTACTTTCTATTGTTGCAAATGCTCTTGCAAAAGAAAAAGGAAAAACAGTTAACTTTAACTTAGTTAAAGAACTTGGAATTGTAGCAAATGCAATGGAATCAATTACAAACCAAAAAGAAGAGTTTGAAAAAATTGCTTCAGAATATTTAGCTACAACTCGTAATGCATTCTTCATCGGACGTAATGTAGATTACTTCGTATGTTTAGAAGGCGCATTAAAATTAAAAGAAATTTCTTACATCCAAGCAGAAGGATTTGCTGGTGGAGAATTAAAACACGGAACAATCGCTTTAATCGAAGAAGGTACTCCAATCTTCGCACTAGCAACACAGGAATCAGTAAATTTAAACATTCGTGGTAATGTAAAAGAGGTTGTCGCTCGTGGAGCTAACCCTTGTATCATTTCAATGGAAGGTTTAAATATGGAAGGTGACCGTTTCATTTTACCAAGAGTACAAGAAGAATTATCACCGATCCTTTCAGTAGTACCATTACAATTAATTTCTTACTTTGCTGCATTACATCGTGGTTGTGATGTTGATAAACCACGTAATTTAGCAAAATCAGTTACAGTTGAATAA
- a CDS encoding spore germination protein → MKFKSIRSNSDFQKRSLKKYNKTITFYYLISVCDENKITELLITPFYEYESFTLYKDYLATLNGWEIISEETEMIEKILGGNIIVNLDEKNYSVSISEFSASSVGVSTEENVLQGPKDGLNESIEISLNLIRNRYRKSTLKVEDHIVGSLSKTKVLVLYDKNLIDINVYHNLLAKINALKIDVLQSCGQLQKLLINNKLSLFPLFLTTERPDRVVNSISTGKIIVLVEGTPWALIGPATFSDFFKSMDDTVELTIVSKFMISIRYIALMITVFLPAIYVAVISYSPEVLQVQFALLVAGSRMSVPFPSYIEILFLMLMAEFLIEASIRLPKSISSTATTVGGLILGQTASQAGLVADIMIIVVSLVAISLFSIPINAMHQAIRVIRYPIIICASLFGMIGVLVGTLAILCYLCNLRSLGKPYLTLFNKN, encoded by the coding sequence ATGAAGTTTAAATCAATTCGTAGCAATAGTGATTTTCAAAAACGTAGTTTGAAAAAATATAATAAAACAATCACTTTTTACTATTTAATTTCAGTTTGTGATGAAAATAAAATTACTGAACTTCTAATCACACCTTTTTATGAATATGAGTCATTTACTTTATATAAAGATTACCTTGCTACATTAAATGGTTGGGAGATTATTTCCGAAGAGACAGAGATGATTGAAAAGATTTTAGGCGGAAATATTATTGTTAATTTAGATGAAAAAAACTACTCTGTCTCGATTAGTGAGTTTAGTGCAAGTTCTGTAGGAGTTTCAACTGAAGAAAACGTATTGCAGGGACCAAAAGACGGATTAAATGAGAGCATTGAGATCTCTTTAAATTTGATTCGTAATCGATATAGAAAGAGTACATTGAAGGTGGAAGATCATATTGTAGGTAGCTTATCAAAGACGAAGGTACTAGTTTTATATGATAAAAACTTAATTGATATAAATGTCTACCATAATCTCTTGGCAAAAATTAATGCTTTGAAAATTGATGTATTACAATCTTGTGGTCAGCTTCAGAAACTGTTAATCAATAACAAGTTGAGCTTATTTCCACTTTTTTTAACGACTGAGCGGCCCGATCGAGTTGTAAATAGTATCTCAACTGGAAAAATAATTGTACTCGTTGAAGGAACGCCTTGGGCATTAATTGGTCCTGCAACATTTTCCGACTTTTTTAAATCGATGGATGATACAGTTGAACTAACGATTGTTTCAAAGTTTATGATTTCAATACGATATATCGCTTTGATGATCACTGTGTTTTTACCTGCCATCTACGTTGCAGTTATTTCTTATTCTCCAGAAGTGCTACAGGTCCAATTCGCTTTACTTGTTGCTGGAAGCAGGATGTCAGTTCCGTTTCCTTCTTATATTGAAATTCTTTTTCTAATGCTAATGGCAGAGTTTTTAATCGAGGCAAGCATAAGACTACCTAAATCAATTAGTTCTACAGCTACAACGGTAGGAGGATTAATATTAGGTCAAACTGCTTCGCAAGCGGGATTAGTAGCAGACATTATGATTATCGTCGTATCGTTAGTTGCAATCTCTTTATTTAGTATTCCGATAAATGCAATGCATCAAGCAATTCGGGTTATTCGATATCCGATTATTATATGTGCATCACTATTTGGGATGATTGGTGTATTAGTGGGAACATTAGCTATTCTTTGTTATTTATGCAATCTTAGAAGTTTAGGAAAGCCATATTTGACACTTTTTAATAAAAATTAA
- a CDS encoding GerAB/ArcD/ProY family transporter, translating to MLGKRYISYLFYLNTVISITAFGPQIMYKSSLNGSILSICLAIIVGGLFIFILQKLFSRFPEQNINQIIKNVVPDWYRKCYIIYSLIFWYLTGALFIIALIHVVNIFINPTTPILITYIVFLLVIIFAILLKTDSLLYVTEILVMLHIPIVLFVFIRFLTDRFVLVDSLYQSVNYFKHLPTVSAFTAALFIFTGFSNLIIFNEKINLNSITKKYLLWIFLFGIFIVSSNYFIPIGYLGLKGVNKEVFVWLTTVDSMHFDYLIVERVIYILLFGQIVISLIYIILSWHTSLELLKTLNLKYGGTYKWILISFFICATTVIQILIREIDLVKYFTMYFNLNAISNFLLIISLLYASVKKKRVT from the coding sequence TTGCTAGGAAAAAGATATATTTCATACCTGTTTTATTTAAATACGGTGATTAGTATAACCGCGTTTGGACCTCAAATAATGTATAAAAGTAGTCTAAACGGGAGTATTTTAAGTATTTGTTTGGCTATTATAGTTGGTGGCCTTTTTATTTTTATTTTACAAAAGTTATTTAGTAGATTTCCTGAACAAAATATTAATCAAATCATAAAAAATGTTGTTCCCGACTGGTATCGTAAGTGTTACATAATTTATAGCTTAATTTTTTGGTATTTGACTGGTGCTCTATTTATTATCGCGTTAATTCATGTAGTTAATATTTTTATCAATCCGACTACCCCTATATTAATAACCTATATTGTATTTCTTTTAGTAATAATTTTTGCGATTTTACTAAAAACCGATTCATTATTATACGTTACTGAAATACTAGTAATGTTGCACATTCCAATTGTTTTATTTGTGTTCATTAGATTTTTAACTGATCGCTTTGTTCTAGTGGATTCTCTATATCAATCTGTTAACTATTTTAAACATCTACCAACTGTCAGCGCATTCACTGCTGCTCTTTTTATCTTCACAGGCTTTTCAAACTTAATTATTTTTAATGAGAAAATAAATTTAAATTCCATTACCAAAAAATATCTGCTTTGGATCTTTCTATTTGGGATATTTATTGTCTCTAGTAATTATTTCATACCAATTGGATACTTGGGGTTAAAAGGGGTCAACAAGGAAGTGTTCGTTTGGTTAACTACGGTTGATAGTATGCATTTTGACTATTTAATTGTGGAAAGAGTTATTTACATTCTACTTTTTGGACAAATCGTCATTTCCTTAATATACATCATTCTTAGTTGGCATACCTCATTAGAGCTATTAAAAACACTCAATTTGAAATATGGAGGAACTTATAAATGGATATTAATTTCCTTCTTTATTTGTGCTACAACAGTCATTCAAATTCTCATAAGAGAAATAGACCTAGTAAAATATTTTACGATGTATTTCAATTTAAATGCCATTTCAAACTTCTTATTAATTATTTCGTTGTTGTATGCATCAGTAAAAAAGAAGCGCGTTACTTGA
- a CDS encoding Ger(x)C family spore germination protein, whose product MSLVFLAFGAMLLLSGCTFKDIDKRAFITSIGVDQSEMPDKTYKVMVKVAIPNGDPKTPKSEFIILSANSDSISEGLNLMKSQIDKELVYGYSSTIVIGEKLAKKNIQPLLEFFVRRPDIQMTSYLSVAKPNAYEVLNFKPIQEQVSGGVLKSYFDFSRTESPYIDQICLFDAYRRETEDGVDIVMPVIESNKKELLVDKIALFDKNKLIMELNPNESETYRLLTTGIYNESLKVKNKNTMFVMNLEKGKAKYKLNDQHKNIIVNYTIKVRAVIEEKVDGLEMIREGDIIALNKQMEEKINAETSALLNKIKDKDIDPIGFGLRYLSRNSENRSLSFWNKKYSNLAFKIKSEVKIKGTGLIN is encoded by the coding sequence TTGAGTCTGGTTTTTCTTGCATTTGGTGCAATGCTACTATTATCTGGTTGTACCTTTAAAGATATTGATAAGAGGGCATTTATTACTTCAATTGGAGTTGATCAATCTGAGATGCCTGACAAAACATATAAAGTAATGGTTAAAGTAGCAATTCCAAATGGGGATCCAAAAACACCTAAATCAGAATTTATTATTCTCTCGGCAAATTCTGATTCGATTTCAGAAGGTCTAAACTTAATGAAGTCTCAGATTGATAAGGAATTAGTATATGGATATAGCAGCACGATTGTAATTGGAGAAAAATTAGCAAAAAAAAATATACAACCATTGTTAGAGTTTTTTGTAAGAAGACCAGATATTCAGATGACGTCTTATTTAAGCGTTGCTAAACCAAATGCATATGAAGTGCTTAATTTTAAACCGATTCAAGAGCAAGTATCTGGTGGAGTTTTGAAATCGTATTTTGATTTTAGTAGAACCGAGTCACCATACATAGATCAAATTTGTCTATTTGACGCATATAGGAGAGAAACTGAGGATGGCGTTGATATCGTCATGCCAGTCATTGAATCAAATAAAAAAGAATTATTAGTAGACAAAATCGCATTATTTGATAAGAATAAACTGATTATGGAACTTAACCCAAATGAATCAGAAACCTATCGACTTTTAACGACCGGAATCTATAATGAAAGCTTAAAAGTCAAAAATAAGAATACTATGTTTGTAATGAATTTAGAAAAGGGTAAGGCAAAATACAAATTAAATGATCAACATAAAAATATAATTGTCAATTATACGATCAAGGTGAGAGCTGTTATAGAAGAAAAAGTTGATGGTTTAGAAATGATCAGAGAAGGGGATATAATAGCACTAAATAAACAAATGGAAGAGAAAATTAATGCAGAGACTAGTGCTTTACTTAATAAAATAAAAGATAAAGATATTGATCCAATAGGTTTTGGTTTACGATATTTATCTAGGAATAGTGAAAACAGAAGCCTATCGTTTTGGAACAAAAAGTACTCCAACCTGGCCTTTAAGATAAAGTCAGAAGTTAAAATTAAAGGGACGGGGTTAATTAATTGA
- a CDS encoding PspA/IM30 family protein, with translation MGIFKRMKSISLAKMNGALDGLEDPISMLNQYIREMEEDLLKGQEALSRQIFLENKQKALILETEGLVNKRGGQAKLAVENGEESIAKLAIQEKLVHEKQLSLYKEQLNTIQNQTQSLYEKLDELKGKYDEYLHKRLLLVSRANIAKSIKQIQQTSVSFNSETIANGISRAEDRILMMEAEVQAQNKFAYNKSTLTNVQSDGALSEEIEAELRKLKQYTVETV, from the coding sequence ATGGGTATTTTTAAAAGAATGAAATCAATATCGTTAGCAAAAATGAATGGTGCACTAGATGGTTTAGAAGATCCAATTTCAATGTTGAACCAATATATTAGAGAAATGGAAGAGGATCTTTTAAAAGGTCAAGAAGCACTTTCTCGTCAGATCTTTCTAGAGAATAAACAAAAGGCATTAATCTTGGAAACAGAAGGATTAGTAAATAAAAGAGGTGGACAAGCTAAGTTAGCGGTAGAGAACGGTGAAGAATCTATTGCAAAGCTGGCTATACAGGAAAAACTTGTACATGAAAAACAGCTAAGCTTATATAAGGAGCAGCTAAATACAATTCAAAACCAAACTCAGTCACTTTATGAAAAATTAGATGAACTGAAAGGGAAATATGATGAATATCTTCATAAAAGACTATTGCTAGTTTCTAGAGCAAATATAGCAAAGTCGATTAAACAGATTCAACAAACTTCAGTTTCTTTTAATTCAGAAACGATTGCCAATGGCATATCTCGTGCAGAAGATCGAATACTAATGATGGAAGCAGAAGTACAGGCTCAGAATAAATTTGCCTATAATAAAAGTACTTTAACGAATGTTCAATCAGACGGCGCTTTGAGTGAAGAAATTGAAGCTGAGCTACGAAAGCTAAAGCAATATACTGTAGAAACTGTGTAA